A portion of the Algisphaera agarilytica genome contains these proteins:
- a CDS encoding flagellar protein FlgN → MDKTLRLNLDHLEAVLAQALERQRQMLSLLERKRVALRQGKDQDMVDLTRLEHATVQTISEVEKRRLQLVADLTLAIDPAAKEPLKMKELAERLPEPYRGRLLVMRAKLVEAITQVAEQTSVVRRASESLMKHVNGLIRTIGVVSNGGAAYGQTGRINNEPARMSSINLTA, encoded by the coding sequence GTGGATAAAACGCTCCGCCTCAATCTCGATCACCTCGAAGCGGTGCTGGCCCAGGCGCTGGAGCGTCAGCGTCAGATGCTTTCGCTGCTTGAGCGCAAGCGGGTCGCGCTGCGTCAGGGCAAGGACCAGGACATGGTCGACCTGACCCGGCTAGAGCACGCCACGGTGCAGACGATCAGCGAGGTCGAAAAGCGTCGGCTGCAACTGGTGGCGGACCTGACGTTGGCGATTGATCCGGCGGCAAAAGAACCGCTGAAGATGAAAGAGCTGGCCGAGCGTTTGCCGGAGCCCTACCGCGGACGCTTGCTGGTGATGCGGGCCAAGCTCGTCGAAGCTATCACGCAGGTGGCCGAGCAGACCTCGGTGGTCCGCCGGGCCAGCGAATCTTTGATGAAACACGTCAACGGCCTGATCCGGACGATCGGGGTCGTTTCCAACGGCGGGGCGGCTTACGGCCAAACCGGCCGGATCAACAACGAACCCGCTCGCATGAGCTCGATCAACCTGACTGCTTAA
- a CDS encoding ABC transporter ATP-binding protein codes for MTTESNEPFKTGALAVEVRDAVLKRGATTILDGVSLSIDRGQCVALLGPNGCGKTSLSRLLLGQLYPTSGRVTVLGRTLGQTDVRELRQHIGVVNPTTDSTPGPGSFHINGAVVDASLSVTEAVCTGYFATVGLYDRPTQGQREHARATLQHVGLGHRLDHRFGVLSTGEQRRALIARALVHRPELLILDEPTAGLDLAGREQVLATVDHILRSPHPPAVLMITHHVEELSPMTAKVCLMQKGRIVAEGPADQIITPESLTATFGCKVYVQKRHGRYWLEVLPEAWLDLVGDRSANG; via the coding sequence ATGACGACGGAATCGAACGAACCCTTCAAAACCGGAGCCCTCGCCGTGGAGGTGCGCGACGCGGTGCTCAAACGCGGGGCCACCACGATCCTCGACGGCGTGTCGCTGTCCATCGACCGCGGCCAGTGCGTTGCGCTCTTGGGGCCCAACGGCTGCGGTAAGACTTCGTTGTCACGCCTGCTGCTGGGCCAGCTCTACCCAACGAGCGGGCGGGTCACCGTGCTCGGCCGAACGCTCGGGCAAACCGACGTCCGCGAACTCCGCCAACACATTGGCGTCGTCAACCCCACCACCGATTCCACGCCCGGCCCCGGCAGTTTCCATATCAACGGCGCCGTGGTCGACGCCTCGCTCTCGGTCACCGAAGCGGTTTGCACCGGATACTTCGCCACCGTCGGGCTCTACGACCGCCCCACCCAAGGACAACGCGAACACGCCCGCGCCACCCTCCAGCACGTCGGCCTGGGGCACCGCCTGGACCACCGCTTCGGCGTGCTCTCGACCGGGGAACAACGCCGTGCCCTCATTGCCCGGGCCCTGGTGCATCGGCCTGAACTACTCATCCTCGACGAACCCACCGCCGGGCTCGACCTCGCGGGGCGCGAGCAGGTCCTGGCCACGGTGGATCACATCCTCCGGTCGCCCCACCCGCCGGCGGTGCTGATGATCACGCACCACGTCGAAGAACTCTCGCCGATGACCGCGAAGGTCTGCCTGATGCAAAAGGGACGCATCGTCGCCGAGGGCCCGGCCGACCAGATCATCACCCCCGAATCGCTCACCGCAACGTTCGGCTGCAAGGTCTACGTCCAGAAACGCCACGGCCGGTACTGGCTCGAAGTCCTGCCCGAAGCGTGGCTTGATCTGGTGGGCGATCGATCGGCCAACGGCTGA
- the flgG gene encoding flagellar basal-body rod protein FlgG, with the protein MAVLALHSASTGLNALSTELDVIANNLANVNTTGFKTQRVNFEDLIYQQKKQPGVENANGDHSPAGLQVGLGTQISNTQYNFELGSAVTTGRELDVYIEGDGFFEVQILSEQGGGVGYTRAGNFFTNRDGELVLGNSQGPRVQPGITIPDDAVNISISADGTVAVTNPDGTNSDVGQLQLSTFVNKEGLKSIGGNIYVESDASGPPIQGNPGEGSFGTILQGHLENSNVDPVTELVSLIKTQRAFEMNSQTIQAADEVLQVVGNLRR; encoded by the coding sequence ATGGCAGTCCTCGCCCTCCACTCTGCATCCACCGGCCTCAACGCTCTCTCGACCGAGCTGGACGTGATCGCCAACAACCTCGCCAACGTGAACACCACCGGGTTCAAGACCCAACGCGTGAACTTCGAAGACTTGATCTACCAGCAGAAGAAGCAGCCCGGCGTCGAAAACGCCAACGGCGACCACAGCCCCGCGGGCCTGCAAGTGGGCCTGGGTACGCAAATCAGCAACACTCAATACAATTTTGAGCTCGGCTCGGCCGTGACCACCGGCCGTGAACTCGACGTCTACATCGAAGGCGACGGCTTCTTCGAGGTCCAAATCCTCAGCGAACAGGGCGGCGGCGTCGGCTACACCCGGGCGGGCAACTTCTTCACCAACCGCGATGGGGAATTGGTGCTGGGTAACTCGCAAGGCCCGCGTGTCCAACCCGGTATCACCATCCCGGACGACGCGGTGAACATCAGCATCTCGGCCGACGGCACCGTGGCGGTGACAAATCCGGACGGAACAAATTCGGATGTTGGCCAACTCCAGCTTTCGACCTTTGTAAACAAAGAAGGACTTAAGTCCATCGGCGGAAACATCTACGTGGAGTCCGATGCCTCGGGCCCACCGATCCAGGGCAACCCCGGTGAGGGCAGCTTCGGCACCATCCTGCAGGGCCACCTCGAGAACTCGAACGTCGACCCGGTGACCGAACTGGTCTCGCTGATCAAGACCCAGCGGGCGTTTGAGATGAACAGCCAGACCATCCAGGCTGCGGACGAAGTGCTGCAGGTCGTGGGCAACCTCCGCCGGTAA
- a CDS encoding flagellar basal body L-ring protein FlgH, with protein MHKSTLLSVAILSGVAGNTLGQELSSSLYSTGDEFFADPFADEMLTEGVVPAPGMQTDDRTLSPAIAATSFMAVTAPEPRTFAVNDLITIIVREDTQTTFSSSLETEKASEWTGEIAEFPRFNLNDLLDLTIVPNTFPNGTVKVDVSADSNFEGEGDYENTQSMTARIQATIIDVKPNGNVVLEARKTIRSDDEQYTLVATGICRVDDITVDNTVLSTEIADLFIDKQHEGHLKKAADKGLLTEIMDFIFPW; from the coding sequence ATGCATAAGTCGACTTTACTTTCCGTTGCGATCCTGAGTGGCGTGGCCGGCAATACGCTGGGCCAGGAGCTCAGCTCATCCCTGTACAGCACCGGCGATGAGTTCTTTGCTGACCCGTTCGCAGACGAGATGCTGACCGAAGGCGTGGTGCCGGCACCGGGTATGCAGACCGACGACCGGACTTTGTCCCCTGCGATCGCGGCGACGAGCTTCATGGCTGTGACCGCGCCCGAGCCCCGCACCTTCGCGGTCAACGACCTGATCACCATCATCGTCCGTGAAGACACGCAGACGACGTTCTCTTCGTCGCTGGAAACGGAAAAAGCTTCGGAATGGACCGGCGAGATTGCTGAGTTCCCGCGGTTCAACCTCAACGACCTGCTGGACCTGACCATCGTGCCCAACACGTTCCCGAACGGCACCGTGAAGGTGGATGTCTCGGCCGACAGTAATTTCGAGGGTGAGGGTGATTACGAGAACACCCAATCGATGACCGCTCGTATCCAGGCCACGATCATCGACGTGAAGCCCAACGGCAACGTCGTGCTTGAGGCCCGCAAGACGATCCGCAGCGACGACGAGCAGTACACCCTGGTCGCGACGGGTATCTGCCGGGTGGACGACATCACGGTGGACAACACCGTCCTGTCAACCGAGATCGCGGATTTGTTCATCGACAAGCAGCATGAAGGTCATCTCAAGAAAGCGGCCGACAAGGGCCTGCTGACCGAGATCATGGACTTCATCTTCCCCTGGTAA
- a CDS encoding rod-binding protein, translated as MLTPPPSLDSLSAPAIYTEGRESRYTGSRDFAAELDRAAKTSGEVENPELREAAEQLVATAFILPLLEQARQDPFKSDLFHGGQGEEVFGQQLDVIYAENITQSANFGISDALVRRFETTLNHDPESQVNLRG; from the coding sequence ATGCTGACGCCCCCCCCGAGTTTGGACAGCCTGAGCGCCCCGGCGATTTACACCGAAGGGCGTGAGTCCCGCTACACCGGTAGCCGGGATTTCGCGGCGGAGTTGGACCGGGCTGCGAAAACCAGCGGCGAAGTCGAGAACCCCGAGCTGCGTGAAGCGGCCGAGCAGCTTGTTGCCACCGCGTTCATCCTCCCGTTGCTGGAGCAGGCCCGTCAAGACCCGTTCAAGAGTGATCTGTTCCACGGCGGCCAGGGCGAAGAAGTCTTCGGTCAGCAGTTGGACGTGATCTACGCCGAGAACATCACGCAATCGGCCAACTTCGGGATCAGCGACGCGCTGGTCCGCCGCTTCGAAACCACTTTGAACCATGACCCCGAATCGCAGGTGAACCTCCGTGGATAA
- a CDS encoding SO_0444 family Cu/Zn efflux transporter, producing the protein MDTLTRIAIAFWGTLAEMAPWLILGFVAAGVLSVFFSSAFIERHLGGKGLGSVVKAAVLGAPLPLCSCGVIPLGASLYRQGASRGATSSFLLSTPQTGVDSIAATYALMGPVFAVVRPVVALINGIFGGLLIDVASKADTAAPSTEPEKTTSCCSSKKSCCSEPEPSESSCCGSKPKAESSCCGSEPKAESTCCSSTQPETPTLGMKLKQATRYSLVTLPTDIAGALVVGLVVAALLTALVPEAALAPYLGGGVLAMFAAVLVGAPLYVCATASIPIGMGLLVAGASPGAVLAFLIAGPATNAATISVTWNLLGRRTGVLYLLSVITTAVVAGLLLDALFSLDQLFIPGHALAAHEHGLSVFDHLAAAALLALVLPAVYGKSIKPRFAPTPPALQSPA; encoded by the coding sequence ATGGACACCCTCACCCGCATCGCGATCGCTTTCTGGGGCACCCTCGCCGAGATGGCGCCGTGGCTGATCCTCGGCTTCGTCGCCGCGGGGGTGTTGTCGGTATTTTTCTCCTCGGCCTTCATCGAGCGGCACCTGGGCGGCAAAGGTCTGGGCTCGGTGGTGAAGGCGGCCGTGCTGGGTGCGCCGCTCCCGCTTTGTTCCTGCGGGGTGATCCCGCTGGGGGCCTCGCTGTATCGCCAGGGCGCGAGCCGGGGCGCGACGTCTTCGTTTCTGCTGTCCACCCCGCAGACCGGCGTGGACTCGATCGCGGCGACCTACGCGTTGATGGGGCCGGTGTTCGCGGTGGTGCGGCCGGTGGTGGCGTTGATCAACGGCATCTTCGGTGGGCTACTGATCGATGTGGCATCCAAGGCCGATACCGCCGCACCCTCAACTGAACCCGAGAAGACCACGTCTTGCTGTTCGTCAAAGAAGTCGTGCTGCAGCGAACCCGAACCCTCCGAGTCCTCGTGCTGCGGATCAAAACCGAAAGCCGAATCGTCATGCTGCGGTTCAGAGCCGAAAGCGGAATCGACTTGCTGCTCGTCAACCCAACCCGAAACACCCACGCTGGGCATGAAGCTGAAACAAGCGACACGTTACAGCCTGGTCACGCTGCCGACCGACATCGCCGGAGCATTGGTGGTGGGCCTGGTCGTCGCAGCGTTGCTCACCGCGTTGGTCCCCGAAGCTGCGTTGGCCCCGTACCTCGGCGGCGGGGTATTGGCGATGTTTGCTGCGGTGTTGGTCGGGGCACCGTTATACGTCTGCGCGACCGCCTCGATTCCGATTGGCATGGGGCTGCTCGTGGCCGGCGCTTCACCGGGCGCCGTGCTGGCGTTCCTGATCGCCGGCCCTGCGACCAACGCCGCGACCATCTCGGTGACCTGGAACCTGCTGGGGCGACGCACCGGCGTGTTGTACCTGCTGAGCGTAATCACAACCGCGGTCGTCGCGGGGCTGCTGCTCGATGCGTTGTTCTCCCTGGATCAACTGTTCATCCCGGGCCACGCCCTGGCCGCCCACGAACACGGGCTGAGCGTGTTTGATCACCTCGCCGCCGCGGCGCTGCTCGCACTGGTGCTCCCGGCCGTGTACGGAAAATCCATCAAACCCCGCTTCGCCCCGACGCCCCCGGCTTTACAATCACCCGCATGA
- a CDS encoding DUF3179 domain-containing protein, with the protein MDQSTSHRFSYGLIVLTLVVAVAAFYGGWWAKGYVVDPPEIDVTPLFAEGEIPDAPEVTILVADAPELAEGELPLDAIFALQTNNSKGFEQAVEVVRDGWRPGYLPMLLETARFSRHYHRQWMSRVIDDLSGQNFEGDSDRAWRWAWAQDYEPHPHYGLFKARLYQELDPRFAAYFEDDTQSATIRLDEVRWGGVQRDGIPPLKNPEMVTADAKDAAYLDDDNVVFGIELNGDARAYPKRILAWHEMFKDTFGPEDNPVSINGVYCTLCGSMIVYDTVVDGTHHELGTSGFLYRSNKLMYDHATESMWSTLTGEPVIGPLVGQGIKLKPLHVVTTTWGVWKKKHPDTTVLTLNTGHRRDYGEGVAYRSYFATDRLMFTVPQTDNRLFNKDEILALRFGGDDAPPTAVDTLMLADTPVFQGTLGDTEYVVLTDPSGANRVYESGGLIFEQYSANDTATTRDGRVWQVTEDALTTADGQTLSRLAAHRAFWFGWYSAHPDTELIQ; encoded by the coding sequence ATGGATCAATCCACATCTCACCGGTTCAGCTACGGCTTGATAGTACTGACCCTCGTTGTGGCCGTCGCCGCGTTCTACGGCGGTTGGTGGGCAAAAGGGTATGTCGTCGATCCCCCGGAGATCGACGTGACGCCGCTCTTTGCTGAAGGCGAGATTCCCGATGCGCCCGAGGTCACGATCCTGGTGGCCGATGCGCCCGAGCTAGCGGAAGGCGAGTTGCCGCTCGACGCGATCTTCGCTTTGCAGACCAACAATTCAAAGGGATTCGAGCAGGCGGTGGAGGTGGTCCGCGACGGGTGGCGGCCCGGCTACCTGCCCATGCTGCTCGAGACCGCCCGGTTCAGTCGGCATTACCACCGGCAATGGATGAGCCGGGTGATCGACGACCTCAGCGGGCAGAACTTCGAAGGGGATTCGGACCGGGCCTGGCGCTGGGCGTGGGCTCAGGACTACGAGCCCCACCCGCACTACGGCCTGTTCAAAGCGCGTCTGTACCAAGAGCTCGACCCGCGCTTCGCCGCGTACTTCGAAGACGACACCCAGTCCGCCACCATCCGTCTGGACGAGGTCCGTTGGGGCGGGGTGCAGCGGGATGGCATCCCGCCGCTCAAGAACCCCGAGATGGTGACCGCCGATGCAAAAGACGCTGCCTATCTCGATGACGACAACGTCGTCTTCGGCATCGAGCTCAACGGCGACGCCCGGGCCTACCCCAAACGTATCCTCGCCTGGCACGAGATGTTCAAGGACACGTTCGGGCCCGAGGACAACCCGGTCTCGATCAACGGCGTGTACTGCACGCTCTGCGGCTCGATGATCGTTTACGACACCGTGGTCGACGGCACCCACCACGAACTCGGCACCTCCGGCTTCCTCTACCGCTCCAACAAACTCATGTACGACCACGCCACCGAGTCGATGTGGTCCACCCTCACCGGCGAACCCGTCATCGGCCCGCTCGTCGGCCAAGGTATAAAACTCAAACCCCTCCACGTGGTCACCACCACCTGGGGCGTGTGGAAGAAGAAGCACCCCGACACCACCGTCCTCACCCTCAACACCGGCCACCGCCGGGACTACGGCGAGGGCGTCGCCTACCGAAGCTACTTCGCCACCGACCGCCTGATGTTCACGGTCCCCCAGACCGACAACCGCTTGTTCAACAAAGACGAAATCCTCGCCCTCCGCTTCGGCGGCGACGACGCCCCGCCCACCGCCGTCGACACCTTGATGCTGGCGGATACCCCCGTCTTCCAAGGCACGCTCGGCGACACCGAATACGTCGTGCTAACCGATCCGTCGGGCGCCAACCGTGTGTACGAAAGCGGCGGATTGATCTTCGAGCAATACAGCGCTAACGACACCGCGACCACCCGCGACGGCCGTGTCTGGCAAGTCACCGAAGACGCGCTCACCACTGCCGATGGTCAAACCCTGAGCCGCCTCGCCGCCCACCGCGCTTTTTGGTTTGGGTGGTACTCGGCCCACCCCGATACAGAATTGATTCAATAA
- a CDS encoding MazG nucleotide pyrophosphohydrolase domain-containing protein — protein sequence MNASPDQPNDAQHPPLTFRDFQQHIYDKYHATDSARGTAGTFMWLVEEVGELATALHKSVGEGGDTSGDDDPAGEFADVLAWLCTLANINNVDLEQAIRDKYFKDGGPSGTK from the coding sequence ATGAACGCCTCTCCCGACCAGCCCAACGACGCTCAACACCCGCCGCTGACCTTCCGCGACTTTCAGCAGCACATCTACGACAAGTACCACGCCACCGACAGCGCCCGCGGCACCGCCGGGACCTTCATGTGGTTGGTCGAAGAAGTCGGCGAGCTCGCCACCGCCCTGCACAAGTCTGTCGGCGAAGGCGGCGACACCTCGGGCGACGACGACCCGGCCGGCGAATTCGCAGACGTCCTCGCCTGGCTCTGTACCCTGGCGAACATCAACAACGTCGACCTGGAACAGGCCATCCGCGACAAGTACTTCAAAGACGGCGGGCCCAGCGGGACCAAGTGA
- a CDS encoding M20/M25/M40 family metallo-hydrolase: MNATTRARHERDLIELTGLPTATAKEDRVIAWVERWAKRRKNVELSRDRYGNLMLIRTGVESKSPIIFTAHLDHPAFVVTGVDGKTVTAEFRGGVQDAFFVGTKVRLYRGESSVKPSPPGTIRELRPAKKGGFKTVDVQFRQRIEAQPGDILTWDVGSAQIKSGRLHAPACDDLAGAAAMFAAFGELLKIRKDPPDVRLLCTRAEEIGFVGAIAACKSGIIPKKARLIALENSKSFADSPLGGGPIVRVGDRTSTFDPGLTFAVGQVAQSIAAEDEGLKWQRKLMTGGTCEASAYQALGYTATCVCLPLGNYHNMDEQAGKIDREVIHLDDYHGLVRLLMGIGRSLDDPETAKPLTSRLNQLFADHRSLLS, translated from the coding sequence ATGAACGCCACGACCCGAGCCCGACACGAGCGCGACTTGATTGAACTTACCGGCCTGCCCACCGCCACCGCCAAGGAGGACCGCGTTATCGCCTGGGTCGAACGCTGGGCCAAAAGGCGCAAAAACGTCGAGCTCAGCCGCGACCGCTACGGCAACCTGATGCTCATACGCACTGGCGTCGAATCCAAGTCGCCGATCATTTTTACCGCCCACCTTGATCACCCCGCGTTCGTGGTGACCGGGGTGGATGGCAAAACAGTCACCGCTGAATTCCGCGGCGGCGTGCAGGATGCGTTCTTCGTCGGGACGAAGGTCCGGTTGTACCGTGGTGAATCTTCGGTGAAACCTAGTCCGCCCGGCACGATCCGTGAGCTGCGGCCCGCGAAGAAGGGCGGATTTAAAACGGTGGATGTGCAATTCCGCCAGCGGATCGAGGCCCAGCCGGGCGACATCCTGACCTGGGATGTCGGGTCGGCGCAGATCAAGTCGGGCCGACTCCACGCCCCCGCATGCGACGACCTCGCGGGGGCGGCGGCGATGTTCGCGGCGTTTGGTGAGCTGCTGAAGATCCGCAAAGACCCGCCGGATGTGCGTCTGCTGTGCACCCGGGCGGAAGAAATCGGATTCGTCGGGGCGATCGCGGCATGCAAGTCCGGCATCATCCCCAAGAAGGCCCGCCTGATCGCGCTGGAGAACAGCAAGAGCTTCGCGGATTCGCCGCTGGGCGGCGGCCCAATCGTCCGGGTGGGCGACCGCACCAGTACCTTCGACCCCGGGCTGACGTTCGCGGTGGGGCAGGTGGCCCAGTCGATCGCGGCGGAAGACGAAGGGCTCAAGTGGCAACGCAAACTTATGACCGGCGGCACCTGCGAGGCCTCGGCCTACCAAGCGCTCGGCTACACCGCGACGTGTGTCTGTCTGCCGCTGGGCAACTACCACAACATGGACGAGCAGGCGGGCAAGATCGATCGCGAGGTCATCCACCTCGACGATTACCACGGCCTGGTCCGCCTCCTGATGGGCATCGGCCGATCGCTCGACGACCCGGAGACCGCCAAGCCCCTTACCTCTCGGCTCAACCAGCTCTTCGCTGACCATCGATCACTTTTAAGCTGA
- a CDS encoding flagellar hook-basal body protein gives MNYGLYLSASGVLTNSYRQDVFANNLANVNTVGFKPDLPTITPRQAEAQEDATPLGTSQDLLDRLGGGVLAGTQRTSFSAGPIEQTGRDLDVALTDESSFFAVQQVNPQTGETAVRLTRDGRLAIDSQGYVVTATGHRVLNGSDQPIAVEPGVKVTISPDGRLQQNGAEVGQLQVATVNNTDQLQKAGGNLFAFGSNDPRVITDTPNVRVGALESSGTNPISAMMAVMASGKAAQSNARLIQYHDQLMDKAVNTLGRVA, from the coding sequence ATGAACTACGGCCTGTACCTCTCCGCATCAGGCGTCCTGACGAACTCGTATCGTCAGGACGTCTTCGCAAACAACCTGGCGAACGTGAACACCGTCGGCTTCAAGCCCGACCTGCCCACGATCACGCCACGCCAAGCCGAAGCCCAGGAAGACGCCACCCCCTTGGGCACCTCGCAGGACCTGCTCGACCGCCTCGGCGGCGGTGTCCTGGCGGGCACGCAGCGCACCAGCTTCTCGGCAGGCCCCATCGAGCAGACCGGGCGGGACCTGGACGTCGCGCTGACCGATGAAAGCAGCTTCTTCGCGGTGCAACAAGTCAACCCGCAGACTGGCGAAACCGCCGTCCGGCTGACCCGCGACGGCCGACTGGCGATCGACAGCCAGGGCTACGTCGTCACCGCCACCGGACACCGCGTGCTCAACGGAAGCGACCAGCCCATCGCGGTCGAGCCCGGCGTGAAGGTGACCATCAGCCCCGACGGCCGGCTGCAGCAAAATGGCGCCGAGGTCGGCCAGCTCCAGGTCGCCACCGTGAACAACACCGATCAACTCCAGAAAGCAGGCGGCAACCTGTTTGCCTTCGGCAGCAACGACCCCCGCGTCATCACGGACACCCCGAACGTGCGCGTGGGGGCGTTGGAATCCTCCGGCACCAACCCCATCAGCGCCATGATGGCGGTCATGGCCAGCGGTAAAGCCGCCCAGAGCAACGCACGCTTGATCCAGTACCACGACCAACTCATGGATAAAGCGGTCAACACGCTAGGAAGAGTCGCGTAA
- a CDS encoding flagellar basal body P-ring protein FlgI yields the protein MKQSQTSRANLIWILAVLGSLLIGTQAIALEVGSIVRIKGSETSTLVGMGLVVGLDGTGDGGDFAPAHRPLVEVISRLMDDQTSLRELENSKSVALVAIEATVPAAGVREGDLLDVYVSCVGPANSLAGGRLFLIPMVGEHVDSDIMALARGAVKLEDPNTPRTGKIESGAKMTKSIRARYINERGYIQLVVNEANASWTTTNNLAALINGLVSPDGPEAARAIDAKNVFIRVPEYERSNPASFIANILEAYIDGSQVTGSARVVVNERTGTIVMSGDVEISPTIISHDGLTITMLKPEPQPEPGEELPPQEVTEDFISLDPNNRGGARLGDLLAAFNQLKVPAEDRIQIVKQMHEAGQLHAELVIQ from the coding sequence ATGAAGCAGTCGCAAACCTCTCGAGCCAACCTGATCTGGATTCTCGCGGTGCTCGGCTCGCTGCTGATCGGCACGCAAGCCATCGCCCTCGAGGTCGGCAGCATCGTGCGGATCAAGGGTTCGGAGACCTCCACCCTCGTCGGCATGGGCCTGGTGGTTGGGCTCGACGGCACGGGCGACGGCGGCGACTTCGCCCCGGCCCACCGCCCGCTGGTCGAGGTGATCTCGCGGCTGATGGACGACCAGACCAGCCTGCGTGAACTGGAAAACAGCAAGTCGGTCGCGCTGGTTGCGATCGAGGCGACGGTGCCCGCCGCGGGTGTCCGCGAGGGCGACCTGCTGGATGTGTATGTGTCGTGTGTCGGCCCGGCCAATTCGCTGGCGGGCGGACGCCTGTTTCTGATCCCGATGGTCGGCGAACACGTTGACTCGGACATCATGGCCCTGGCTCGCGGTGCGGTGAAACTCGAAGACCCCAACACCCCGCGCACCGGCAAGATCGAGAGCGGGGCCAAGATGACCAAGTCCATCCGGGCCCGCTACATCAACGAGCGTGGTTACATCCAACTGGTCGTCAACGAAGCCAACGCTTCGTGGACCACGACCAACAATCTCGCCGCTCTGATCAACGGTCTGGTCTCGCCCGACGGCCCCGAGGCCGCGCGGGCGATCGACGCGAAGAACGTGTTCATCCGTGTCCCCGAGTATGAACGCTCCAACCCCGCGTCGTTCATCGCCAACATCCTCGAGGCCTACATCGATGGCTCTCAGGTCACCGGCTCGGCTCGCGTGGTCGTGAACGAACGCACCGGCACGATCGTGATGTCCGGCGATGTCGAGATCAGCCCGACGATCATCAGCCACGACGGCCTGACCATCACGATGCTCAAGCCCGAGCCCCAACCCGAGCCCGGCGAGGAACTGCCCCCGCAAGAAGTCACCGAAGACTTCATCTCGCTCGACCCCAACAACCGCGGCGGGGCACGTCTGGGTGATCTGCTCGCGGCATTCAACCAACTTAAAGTTCCCGCCGAGGACCGCATCCAGATCGTCAAGCAGATGCACGAAGCGGGGCAACTCCACGCGGAGCTGGTGATCCAATGA
- the flgA gene encoding flagellar basal body P-ring formation chaperone FlgA, which translates to MKPIVTILSLALASTAAADSVRLHEQAGTTGPAVRLMEIAELEGEYAQTLGELVVGRFAEGQDELTVQLATVRRVLSESQVNWSDLSLRGRSVSVVTRLVDEDVLPAPAVVNDRAVVTNNKLAVDQVNAAMTVSGLLIQEIEKLNNATSEELEITFRGDADAAAWLNRSAAVGRYEIESMSRSGLGRVPMKVRRYDAAGTVEEATLTADVSRRVTAVVATKQIRRGEVFSRENTELREVFITSKLGETLDSPNLVLGQRSASALREGSVLLVDHVAPDVLVKRGDLVTVACVSGSLVVRTVGRASEEGAMGDIIAIKNPQTRETVYATVSGKRQTTIKTYDSAQVEKTEEGAW; encoded by the coding sequence ATGAAGCCAATTGTAACCATTCTGAGCCTTGCCCTCGCGTCGACCGCCGCGGCCGACTCGGTGCGTCTGCACGAGCAGGCCGGCACCACTGGGCCCGCGGTTCGGCTGATGGAGATCGCCGAACTCGAAGGCGAATACGCCCAGACCCTGGGCGAGCTGGTGGTGGGGCGCTTCGCTGAGGGTCAGGATGAGCTGACGGTTCAACTCGCCACGGTCCGCCGGGTCTTGAGCGAATCGCAGGTGAACTGGTCGGATCTATCTTTGCGGGGTCGCTCGGTCAGTGTGGTCACGCGTCTGGTTGATGAAGACGTGTTGCCTGCCCCCGCGGTGGTGAATGACCGGGCGGTTGTTACCAATAACAAGTTGGCGGTGGACCAGGTCAATGCGGCCATGACGGTTAGCGGCTTGTTGATCCAGGAGATCGAGAAGCTCAATAACGCGACCTCCGAAGAACTAGAGATCACCTTCCGTGGCGACGCCGATGCGGCGGCCTGGTTGAACCGCAGCGCGGCGGTGGGGCGGTACGAGATCGAGAGCATGAGCCGCAGCGGGTTAGGCCGGGTACCCATGAAGGTCCGTCGGTACGACGCCGCCGGCACGGTCGAAGAAGCGACACTCACCGCCGATGTTTCCCGCCGGGTGACGGCCGTGGTTGCGACCAAACAGATCCGCCGAGGCGAAGTGTTTTCCCGGGAAAACACCGAATTGCGCGAAGTGTTCATCACCTCCAAACTAGGCGAGACGTTGGACTCGCCGAACCTCGTGCTGGGTCAGCGCTCAGCGTCGGCTCTCCGTGAAGGAAGCGTGCTGTTGGTGGACCACGTTGCGCCGGACGTACTGGTGAAGCGTGGCGACCTGGTGACCGTGGCCTGCGTCAGCGGGTCGCTGGTGGTGCGGACCGTTGGCCGGGCTTCCGAGGAGGGGGCGATGGGCGACATCATCGCGATCAAGAATCCGCAGACCCGTGAAACGGTCTACGCCACCGTTTCGGGCAAGCGTCAGACGACGATTAAAACTTACGATTCGGCGCAAGTCGAGAAAACTGAAGAAGGGGCGTGGTAA